Proteins encoded by one window of Maliibacterium massiliense:
- the pepF gene encoding oligoendopeptidase F, whose translation MDQKETLRAPQRSQIDAAYKWRLEDIFASDDAFEADFARLPEVIARVRACQGTVGDSARSLLRALDVNFDAEHFISRLFVYARMRRDEDNAVEKYQSFVERVSAMSVELSSAGAYLTPEILDIDAQTLARYQREEQGLAIYARFLHEIDRMRAHYLDAAQEQLIAMTGDMAGAPELVHTMLSDLDLQFGDIPDGKGGRMEVTMGRYRSIMEHPDRAVRKAAFAALYKGFGSVINTMSAALSGSIKKDLFYARARRFDSVRAMNLEDDNVPIAVYDALIDAVEEKLPLLHRYMDLRRRALGVEQVHFYDIYVPLFPHGEEKYTYEQAKALVQRAVAPIGETYAGDFARALAGGWVDVYENKGKSSGAYSWGVYGTHPFVLMNYQGSLEDVSTLAHEMGHAMHSFYSQAGQPYPTADYSIFVAEVASTVNEWLLLDHLLATSTDDRLRASLLATRLETIRTTCIRQVQFAAFERDIHAHAQAGEALTANYLCDTYYNIVKRYYGEQMACDEQIAMEWAIVSHFYRAFYVYQYATGLSAAAALAEGIAHGDGAARYMAFLASGSSADVLELLRRAGVDLSTPAPTLQLMDIFAQTLDQLEQLAQKHGWLAQ comes from the coding sequence ATGGATCAGAAGGAAACCCTGCGCGCGCCGCAGCGCAGTCAAATCGATGCGGCCTACAAATGGCGCCTGGAGGATATCTTTGCCTCCGACGATGCGTTTGAAGCGGATTTTGCGCGCCTGCCCGAGGTGATTGCGCGCGTGCGCGCCTGCCAGGGAACGGTGGGCGATAGCGCCCGCAGCCTGCTGCGCGCGCTGGACGTGAATTTTGATGCGGAGCACTTTATCAGCCGGCTGTTTGTCTACGCGCGCATGCGCCGCGACGAGGACAACGCGGTGGAGAAGTATCAGTCCTTTGTGGAGCGGGTCTCGGCGATGTCGGTGGAGCTCTCCAGCGCGGGCGCGTACCTGACGCCCGAGATACTGGACATCGACGCGCAAACCCTTGCGCGCTACCAGAGGGAGGAGCAGGGGCTTGCCATCTACGCCCGTTTTCTGCACGAGATCGACCGGATGCGCGCCCATTATCTGGATGCCGCCCAGGAGCAGCTCATTGCCATGACGGGGGATATGGCGGGCGCGCCCGAGCTGGTGCACACCATGCTGTCGGATTTGGACCTGCAGTTTGGCGATATCCCCGATGGCAAGGGCGGGCGGATGGAGGTGACGATGGGACGCTACCGCAGCATCATGGAGCATCCGGACCGCGCGGTGCGCAAGGCGGCGTTTGCCGCGCTTTACAAGGGGTTCGGTTCGGTGATCAACACCATGTCGGCCGCGCTTTCGGGTAGCATCAAAAAGGACCTGTTTTACGCGCGCGCCCGCAGGTTCGACTCGGTGCGCGCCATGAACCTAGAGGACGACAACGTGCCCATCGCTGTGTACGACGCGCTCATCGACGCGGTGGAGGAGAAACTGCCCCTGCTGCATCGCTACATGGACCTGCGCCGCCGCGCGCTGGGTGTGGAGCAGGTGCACTTCTACGATATCTACGTGCCGCTCTTCCCGCATGGGGAGGAGAAATACACCTACGAGCAGGCCAAAGCGCTGGTACAACGGGCCGTCGCGCCCATCGGAGAGACCTACGCCGGCGACTTTGCCCGCGCCCTCGCGGGCGGCTGGGTGGATGTGTATGAAAACAAGGGCAAATCCTCCGGCGCGTACTCTTGGGGCGTGTACGGCACCCACCCCTTTGTGCTGATGAACTACCAGGGCAGCCTGGAGGACGTCTCCACCCTCGCCCATGAGATGGGGCACGCGATGCACTCCTTCTACTCCCAGGCGGGGCAGCCCTATCCCACCGCGGATTACAGTATCTTTGTGGCGGAGGTGGCCTCCACGGTCAACGAGTGGCTGCTGCTGGACCACCTGCTGGCCACATCCACGGACGATCGGCTGCGCGCATCGCTCTTGGCCACCCGCTTGGAGACCATCCGCACCACGTGCATCCGGCAGGTGCAGTTTGCCGCCTTTGAGCGGGATATCCACGCCCACGCCCAGGCGGGCGAGGCGCTCACCGCCAATTACCTGTGCGATACCTATTACAACATCGTCAAGCGCTACTACGGTGAGCAGATGGCCTGCGATGAGCAGATCGCCATGGAGTGGGCCATCGTCTCGCATTTCTACCGGGCGTTCTACGTCTACCAGTACGCAACCGGCCTTTCGGCCGCAGCCGCGCTGGCAGAGGGTATCGCCCACGGTGACGGCGCAGCGCGCTACATGGCGTTTCTCGCCTCGGGCAGCTCGGCGGACGTACTGGAACTGCTCAGGCGCGCAGGCGTGGACCTATCCACGCCCGCGCCCACGCTGCAGCTGATGGATATCTTTGCCCAGACGCTGGACCAGCTGGAGCAACTGGCACAGAAGCACGGCTGGCTTGCCCAGTAA
- a CDS encoding helix-turn-helix domain-containing protein — MSAVKMGLTIEEAAECTGIGRNTMRKLVEWGKLPVLKVGRKTIIRRDTLERFLTVNQGRNLLKPDDVRRVE; from the coding sequence ATGAGCGCAGTCAAAATGGGACTTACCATAGAGGAAGCCGCAGAATGTACGGGTATCGGCAGGAACACCATGCGGAAGCTGGTGGAATGGGGAAAGCTGCCCGTCCTCAAAGTGGGGCGCAAGACCATTATCCGCAGGGACACGCTGGAACGGTTTCTGACGGTCAATCAGGGAAGAAATCTTCTGAAGCCCGATGATGTCCGCAGAGTGGAATGA
- a CDS encoding TnpV protein produces MKQYIYNEQNGLWYELWGDYYIPCLELPTEKEERHIGVWGQRHLRYIREHKKALYTSLLTSGRLHSYLADVEEQAQELFDRLMKQRAEREGITETLKTDNQMEWVQRMNALRLAVTETVNAEVIFV; encoded by the coding sequence ATGAAACAGTACATCTACAACGAGCAAAACGGTCTTTGGTATGAGCTATGGGGCGATTATTATATCCCCTGCTTGGAACTACCAACCGAAAAAGAAGAACGGCACATCGGCGTATGGGGGCAGCGGCATTTGCGGTATATCCGTGAGCATAAAAAGGCGCTTTATACCAGCCTTTTGACAAGCGGCAGGCTGCATTCCTACCTTGCTGATGTTGAGGAACAGGCGCAGGAGCTGTTTGACCGTCTTATGAAGCAGCGGGCAGAGCGTGAGGGCATTACCGAAACGCTGAAAACCGACAATCAAATGGAGTGGGTGCAGAGAATGAACGCCCTCCGGTTGGCGGTTACGGAAACCGTCAATGCCGAGGTGATCTTCGTATGA
- a CDS encoding sigma-70 family RNA polymerase sigma factor, which produces MDDITALYERYSGDVYRYARAMLGDAHAAEDVTQQTFLCAMRALAGFRGASSVKTWLIAICRRQCCDYLRKAPRTAAFVERASAQHLDDHLAAMDVLAQIHRLEEPSRQIMILRLVNDLPFEQIAQMVGRNPSTCRVLFYRAKKHLLEVVSHD; this is translated from the coding sequence GTGGATGACATTACCGCGCTGTATGAGCGCTACAGCGGCGACGTATACCGCTATGCCCGCGCCATGCTGGGCGACGCGCACGCCGCCGAGGACGTGACGCAGCAGACCTTCCTTTGCGCGATGCGCGCGCTTGCGGGCTTTCGGGGCGCATCCAGCGTCAAAACCTGGCTGATCGCCATCTGCAGGCGGCAGTGCTGCGACTATCTGCGCAAAGCGCCGCGCACAGCGGCGTTTGTCGAGCGCGCCAGCGCGCAGCATCTGGACGACCACCTTGCGGCCATGGACGTGCTGGCACAGATCCATCGTCTGGAGGAGCCCAGCCGCCAGATCATGATCCTGCGGCTGGTAAACGACCTACCTTTTGAACAGATCGCCCAGATGGTAGGCCGCAACCCCAGCACCTGCCGCGTGCTGTTCTACCGCGCAAAAAAACATCTGTTGGAGGTGGTTTCGCATGACTGA
- a CDS encoding tyrosine-type recombinase/integrase produces MAKGSVRKKGKKWYGRFYIEDESGRKVQKEFAGTESKAETEAMLRKAIADYEEKQFVGKAENITVGDMLDMWVEEELKPGNLSNGTVMSYQGTVNRIKQYPIGKRKLKTVTADHLQAFIDFLSYGGTNPDGTTSKPMSKGYMLLFSAVLQNSFRFAVFPKKLITFNPMQYVKLRGRKQETDIFSDSEEDTSSIPTITHEQFHKLEEFLKAKDNPALLPVQIAYYTGLRIGEVCGLTWQDINLEEQYLTVRRSMRYNGTRHTTEVGTTKRSKVRTVDFCDTLAAILRAARTEQRKNRFRYGELYHLNYYKEVKEKGRTYYEVYSLQRTEEVPEDYKEISFVCLRADGAYEAPSTVGIMCRAAKKKVKGLEDFHFHTLRHTYTSNLLSGGAKPKDVQELLGHSDVSTTMNIYAHSTREAKRTSARLLDKVVGGE; encoded by the coding sequence ATGGCAAAAGGTTCTGTAAGAAAGAAAGGCAAAAAGTGGTACGGACGCTTTTACATTGAAGATGAAAGCGGCAGAAAAGTGCAGAAAGAGTTTGCAGGCACAGAGAGCAAGGCGGAAACAGAAGCCATGCTCCGCAAAGCGATAGCGGACTACGAGGAAAAGCAGTTTGTCGGGAAAGCGGAAAACATCACGGTAGGCGATATGCTGGATATGTGGGTAGAGGAAGAACTGAAACCCGGCAACTTAAGCAACGGGACGGTCATGTCCTATCAGGGAACAGTCAACCGTATCAAGCAATATCCCATTGGCAAACGCAAGCTGAAAACAGTGACCGCCGACCATTTGCAGGCGTTCATTGATTTTCTGAGCTACGGTGGGACAAACCCGGACGGGACAACTTCAAAGCCCATGAGCAAAGGATATATGCTCCTGTTCTCGGCGGTGTTGCAAAATTCCTTCCGCTTTGCGGTTTTCCCGAAAAAACTGATTACCTTTAACCCTATGCAGTATGTGAAGCTGAGAGGCAGGAAGCAGGAAACGGATATTTTCTCGGACAGTGAGGAAGATACTTCCAGTATTCCTACTATCACGCATGAGCAGTTCCATAAGCTGGAGGAATTTCTCAAGGCAAAGGATAATCCTGCTTTGCTGCCTGTGCAGATAGCCTACTATACGGGGCTTCGTATCGGGGAGGTATGTGGCTTAACTTGGCAGGATATTAACCTTGAAGAACAATATCTTACAGTACGCCGCAGTATGCGCTATAACGGAACAAGGCACACAACCGAAGTGGGAACGACAAAGCGGAGCAAAGTCCGCACCGTTGATTTCTGCGACACGCTGGCGGCAATCCTGCGGGCGGCAAGAACAGAACAACGCAAAAACCGTTTCCGCTACGGGGAACTTTATCACCTGAACTACTACAAAGAAGTAAAGGAAAAAGGGCGCACCTATTATGAGGTTTACAGCCTGCAAAGGACAGAGGAAGTCCCGGAGGACTACAAGGAAATCTCCTTTGTCTGCCTGAGAGCAGACGGGGCGTATGAAGCGCCGAGTACGGTAGGGATTATGTGTAGGGCGGCAAAGAAGAAAGTGAAAGGGCTTGAGGATTTTCATTTCCACACGCTCCGCCACACCTACACAAGCAATCTGCTTTCCGGCGGCGCAAAGCCGAAAGATGTGCAGGAACTTCTCGGACACTCTGATGTCAGTACCACAATGAACATCTACGCTCACTCTACAAGAGAAGCGAAGCGTACTTCCGCAAGGCTGCTGGATAAGGTGGTCGGCGGGGAATAA
- a CDS encoding MobA/MobL family protein — MPRHSFIQMSKLPNVKGRISYITSHARQENLYATYRTADSTFWSNLARESQQEFQRSGTEGKCIEARELIIALPEIYTQYEPQQVLTDFTEEFRRRYGVECVSALHHNKRKTNYHIHLIFSEKRLLPEPDVKVASRSVFFDETGKRVRTKKEITGEDGQIRKGCTVIKKGEVYESHLFTTKDTRFKGEPFLREIKEVYTELINCHISDPEQHLKVFDKNSVYLPTKKIGKNNPKEDEIKADNAARQEWNRTADMALLSGISEAKILEVKQTEIHEKASQSIKSKGWLPNLFRSIVNKAKDFLQNLIREHDMPPKPVLEIDMAEFRTMQKLMIKAQDKAKEIRHLQDTVLPKLKQQLADTKGIFKGKERKALTEQIQRTEKEIAENLDKLPDVLKEDGYPDVQAFMATYRKAEAVVEQYNRDLAAWERQVREKQKPAQKEQAKPPRRESVLKRLRQLQAEGRRQKPKPKTHDRER; from the coding sequence ATGCCGAGACACAGTTTTATCCAGATGTCAAAACTGCCCAATGTCAAAGGGCGAATATCGTATATTACAAGCCATGCAAGGCAGGAAAATCTCTATGCCACCTACCGCACCGCCGACAGCACCTTTTGGAGCAACCTTGCAAGGGAAAGCCAGCAGGAGTTTCAGCGCAGTGGCACAGAGGGTAAATGTATCGAAGCAAGGGAACTGATTATCGCCTTGCCCGAAATCTATACGCAATACGAGCCACAGCAGGTACTCACGGACTTTACAGAGGAGTTCCGCAGGCGGTACGGTGTGGAGTGCGTGTCCGCCCTCCACCACAACAAGCGCAAGACAAATTATCATATCCATCTGATTTTCAGCGAGAAGAGGTTGCTCCCCGAACCTGATGTAAAGGTTGCTTCCCGCAGCGTGTTCTTTGACGAGACTGGAAAGCGTGTCCGCACCAAAAAGGAAATCACGGGGGAGGACGGGCAGATACGGAAAGGCTGTACCGTCATCAAAAAAGGCGAGGTATACGAAAGCCATCTGTTTACTACCAAAGATACACGCTTTAAGGGAGAGCCTTTTCTCCGAGAGATAAAGGAAGTGTATACAGAACTTATTAACTGCCATATCTCTGATCCTGAGCAGCACTTAAAGGTATTTGATAAAAACAGCGTCTATCTGCCGACCAAGAAAATCGGCAAAAATAATCCCAAAGAGGACGAAATCAAAGCCGATAATGCCGCAAGGCAGGAATGGAACAGGACAGCGGATATGGCGTTATTATCAGGTATCTCCGAAGCAAAGATTTTAGAAGTCAAGCAGACAGAGATACACGAAAAGGCGAGCCAGTCTATCAAAAGCAAGGGCTGGCTTCCCAATCTGTTCCGCAGTATCGTAAACAAGGCTAAGGACTTCCTGCAAAACTTAATCCGTGAACACGATATGCCGCCGAAGCCTGTCCTTGAAATAGATATGGCAGAGTTCCGTACCATGCAAAAGCTGATGATAAAGGCGCAGGATAAGGCGAAAGAAATCCGGCATTTGCAGGATACGGTACTTCCGAAGCTGAAACAACAGCTTGCCGATACAAAAGGGATTTTCAAAGGTAAGGAGCGCAAGGCGCTCACAGAGCAGATACAGCGGACAGAAAAGGAAATCGCTGAAAATCTGGATAAACTGCCCGATGTTCTGAAAGAGGACGGTTATCCCGATGTGCAGGCGTTCATGGCAACCTACCGCAAGGCGGAGGCTGTTGTGGAGCAGTACAACCGTGACCTTGCCGCATGGGAGCGGCAGGTCAGGGAAAAACAGAAACCCGCCCAAAAAGAGCAGGCAAAGCCGCCCCGGCGGGAGAGCGTGCTGAAGCGCCTGCGCCAGCTTCAGGCGGAGGGCAGAAGGCAAAAGCCAAAGCCCAAAACCCACGACAGGGAACGATAG
- a CDS encoding helix-turn-helix transcriptional regulator, producing MKKETTFTAKQVGGRIKERRTELNITMPELGRRVGVNKSTIQRYEADGVDPKRTMVINGLAEALLTTPEWLTGLSDDKEYDTYTLCQRDIEEHIKKYLDTVSHTVKGEPHQQLLTTFLGKMVDLYTVMTYYFADAMEEVDRVAEDKGLKESLGRYAIESGAIMEQVYRKKMEVPIEDMKRFLDGILHIHDEGRTRMSMGALFGIVEEAEERLSEKENSVAP from the coding sequence TTGAAAAAAGAAACCACATTCACCGCAAAACAGGTCGGTGGACGGATTAAGGAACGCCGCACAGAGTTAAACATTACCATGCCGGAACTCGGCAGGCGTGTGGGCGTGAACAAATCCACCATTCAGCGGTACGAAGCGGACGGAGTTGATCCGAAGCGCACAATGGTTATCAACGGTCTTGCGGAAGCGTTGCTCACAACTCCCGAATGGCTGACAGGTCTTTCCGATGATAAGGAATATGACACCTATACTCTCTGCCAGCGGGATATTGAGGAACACATCAAGAAGTATCTGGACACAGTTTCCCATACAGTAAAGGGCGAGCCGCACCAGCAGCTTCTCACGACATTTCTCGGCAAGATGGTTGACCTGTATACGGTTATGACCTACTACTTTGCTGACGCTATGGAGGAAGTTGACCGTGTGGCGGAGGACAAGGGGCTGAAAGAGTCTCTTGGGCGGTACGCCATAGAGTCCGGGGCGATCATGGAGCAGGTATACCGTAAGAAGATGGAAGTACCGATTGAGGATATGAAACGGTTTTTAGACGGGATTTTACATATCCACGATGAGGGGCGCACAAGAATGTCGATGGGCGCACTTTTCGGGATAGTGGAGGAAGCCGAAGAAAGGCTTTCCGAAAAAGAAAATTCCGTGGCACCTTGA
- a CDS encoding TetR/AcrR family transcriptional regulator, with product MQEKGIPERRTAFLETCFDTFCENGLENTSLKMLADACGVTNGSLLYYFESKDNLVIEATAHCMAKVENDFMAQAPTSFADIERFLQEMPYLTAKLHGAKYRFMYQVYASPKYREYGKEFFKGVNIRYHNYAELLSGKLGMPADFIQGMTYLFVRACVHFALFEDEDYLQLQLNAIRTSLRAFIATKTGSKDWKAGDAHE from the coding sequence TTGCAAGAAAAAGGGATCCCGGAAAGGCGTACAGCATTTCTGGAAACCTGCTTTGATACTTTTTGTGAAAACGGATTGGAAAACACGAGTTTGAAAATGCTTGCAGATGCTTGTGGTGTTACCAACGGGAGCTTACTTTATTATTTTGAAAGTAAGGATAATCTTGTAATCGAAGCCACCGCTCACTGTATGGCAAAGGTGGAAAATGACTTTATGGCACAGGCCCCCACCAGTTTTGCGGACATCGAACGTTTCTTGCAGGAAATGCCTTATCTCACCGCAAAGCTCCACGGGGCAAAATACCGCTTTATGTATCAGGTGTATGCAAGCCCAAAGTACCGGGAATACGGCAAGGAATTTTTCAAAGGCGTTAATATCAGGTATCACAATTATGCCGAACTGCTTTCCGGCAAACTGGGGATGCCTGCAGATTTTATCCAGGGCATGACCTATCTGTTTGTCCGTGCCTGTGTTCATTTTGCTCTGTTTGAGGACGAGGACTATTTACAGTTACAGTTAAATGCAATTCGTACTTCCCTGCGGGCATTTATTGCCACAAAAACCGGGAGTAAAGATTGGAAAGCAGGTGATGCCCATGAGTAA
- a CDS encoding immunoglobulin domain-containing protein has translation MKKRLFAAFVCLCMIVSLLPTMAFAEAGVQDSGIVTSASGLCEHHTQHDESCGYTEGTAEIPCSHEHDESCGGLTDPEACNHSHDEACGYVPATEGTPCTYVCEICNAQDSGNPATPSDAQPEECTCETLCTEEEINADCPVCSVEGAELDKVCVGAAPMLPVTALAARNDRPYSLYVGNTDVAKTEYSDNAAYWTSSDGGTNWTSQLDKPTADSYIHYDGNGTLTLHNVNISRSNENGIYAEAMSGSAVSLTIKLEEENKVSGASGIYVFSRLGDASLSISGTGSLTAEGTGGGSFSGIQVQSNDGKAELTINNVDVTATNNVAQGIILRSGGSSTASLTVNGGELTASGSDAGIKYVFGSSGTGGGTPTVTVSNNAIVRANGGISDDSSTDIQIGADSNESNGGIVFDGKNGTVYGDVTLQEDITIGEGESLTLDDNASLNAGNHNVIVDGGTLDENLANSLGNSVKYAPTITTQPTSQTVTEGGTAIFTVVTSGTEPLSYQWQQSTDSGQSWTDIGGATDATYTTEATTTSMNGYQYRCVVSNSAGSITSDAVSLTVNEHVHTWGNPVWSWSEDGKTCTVTFTCEKDENHKESPKVDVTSAVKTPATCTETGVTTYTATVEFNGQTYTDTKDVADIPATGHSYGEPVWNWSEDGKTCTVTFTCEKDETHKQTPEVKVTSAVKTPATCTETGVTTYTATVEFNGQTYTNTKDVADIPATGHSYDNGKCTVCGAIASDFKVIITAGTNGSWQKGTKDGLTFTSNAAYKHFQKVQVDGKDLDASNYTVKEGSTIVTLKAEYLETLSDGKHTLAIVSETGTATTEFTIKAAAVTDDTQSPQTGDDSNIALWIAVLLAAGTALTGTAVYSRKRKYSK, from the coding sequence ATGAAAAAACGATTATTTGCGGCGTTTGTCTGCCTGTGCATGATCGTGTCTCTGCTGCCGACAATGGCGTTTGCCGAAGCAGGCGTACAGGACAGCGGCATTGTCACAAGCGCAAGCGGACTGTGTGAACACCACACCCAGCATGACGAAAGCTGCGGCTACACCGAGGGGACAGCGGAAATCCCCTGTTCCCATGAACACGACGAGAGTTGCGGCGGGCTGACTGACCCGGAAGCCTGCAATCACAGCCACGATGAAGCCTGCGGCTATGTTCCCGCCACAGAGGGAACGCCTTGCACCTATGTTTGCGAGATTTGCAATGCACAGGACAGCGGGAACCCGGCAACTCCGTCCGACGCACAGCCGGAAGAATGTACCTGTGAAACCCTCTGCACCGAGGAAGAAATCAATGCGGATTGCCCGGTCTGCTCTGTGGAGGGTGCCGAGCTGGACAAGGTTTGCGTCGGTGCAGCTCCTATGCTGCCCGTCACGGCGCTGGCGGCGAGAAACGATAGGCCTTATTCTCTTTATGTGGGTAACACAGATGTTGCGAAGACAGAATATTCTGATAACGCTGCCTATTGGACATCCAGTGACGGTGGGACAAATTGGACCTCACAACTGGATAAACCAACGGCAGATAGCTACATACACTACGACGGCAATGGAACCCTGACGCTGCACAATGTGAACATTTCACGCAGTAACGAGAACGGGATTTACGCAGAAGCCATGTCAGGCAGCGCCGTTTCACTGACAATTAAGTTGGAGGAGGAGAACAAAGTTTCTGGAGCGTCTGGAATCTACGTGTTCTCGAGACTTGGAGATGCTTCGCTGTCAATCAGCGGTACCGGCAGTCTGACCGCAGAAGGAACAGGTGGCGGCAGCTTCTCTGGAATTCAAGTACAAAGCAACGACGGCAAAGCGGAACTAACCATCAATAATGTTGATGTGACTGCCACAAATAATGTGGCACAGGGCATCATACTGCGGTCTGGCGGAAGTTCCACGGCTTCCCTTACCGTAAACGGCGGGGAATTGACCGCCAGCGGAAGCGATGCTGGAATTAAATATGTTTTTGGCAGTAGCGGGACCGGCGGCGGCACACCCACAGTGACCGTCAGCAACAATGCCATCGTGCGAGCCAATGGCGGGATCAGCGATGATTCCAGCACTGACATTCAGATCGGCGCGGACAGCAACGAAAGCAACGGCGGTATAGTCTTTGACGGCAAGAATGGCACCGTGTACGGCGATGTGACCTTGCAGGAGGACATCACCATTGGCGAGGGCGAGAGCCTGACGCTGGATGACAATGCAAGCCTGAACGCTGGAAATCATAATGTGATCGTGGACGGTGGAACGCTGGACGAAAACCTTGCGAATAGTTTGGGCAACAGTGTGAAGTATGCGCCCACCATCACCACCCAGCCTACAAGCCAGACTGTGACCGAGGGCGGAACCGCCATCTTTACCGTTGTAACCAGCGGCACCGAGCCGTTGTCTTATCAGTGGCAGCAAAGCACTGACAGCGGCCAAAGCTGGACGGATATTGGTGGTGCCACCGATGCTACCTATACCACAGAGGCCACCACTACCAGCATGAACGGCTATCAATACCGCTGTGTGGTGAGCAACAGCGCAGGAAGTATCACAAGTGATGCAGTTTCCTTGACAGTCAATGAGCACGTCCATACATGGGGTAATCCTGTCTGGAGCTGGTCGGAGGATGGAAAAACCTGCACGGTGACGTTTACCTGTGAAAAGGATGAAAACCATAAGGAAAGCCCGAAGGTAGATGTAACATCAGCAGTAAAGACTCCTGCTACCTGCACGGAAACAGGTGTAACCACTTATACAGCAACCGTTGAATTTAACGGCCAGACCTACACAGATACGAAGGATGTGGCAGACATCCCGGCCACCGGTCACAGCTATGGCGAACCTGTTTGGAACTGGTCGGAGGATGGAAAGACCTGCACGGTGACGTTTACCTGTGAAAAGGATGAAACCCACAAGCAGACCCCGGAGGTAAAGGTTACATCGGCAGTAAAGACCCCTGCTACCTGCACGGAAACAGGTGTAACCACTTATACAGCAACCGTTGAATTTAACGGCCAGACCTACACAAATACGAAGGATGTGGCAGACATTCCGGCTACCGGCCACAGCTATGACAATGGCAAATGTACTGTCTGCGGTGCGATTGCTTCCGATTTCAAGGTCATCATCACAGCCGGGACAAACGGTAGCTGGCAAAAAGGCACAAAGGACGGTCTTACCTTTACTTCCAATGCAGCTTATAAACACTTCCAGAAGGTACAGGTAGATGGCAAAGACCTGGATGCTTCCAACTACACAGTAAAGGAAGGCAGCACCATTGTCACTTTGAAAGCTGAATATCTGGAAACTCTGTCTGACGGCAAACACACACTGGCTATCGTTTCTGAAACCGGTACTGCTACTACGGAATTTACCATCAAGGCAGCGGCTGTTACTGACGATACCCAATCGCCGCAGACCGGCGATGACAGCAATATCGCCCTTTGGATTGCGGTACTGCTTGCAGCGGGCACTGCCCTGACCGGCACAGCCGTTTACAGCCGCAAGAGAAAATATAGCAAATAA
- a CDS encoding sugar phosphate isomerase/epimerase family protein → MKISFSTLGCPQWHWRDILSMAHDMGFSGIEVRGIRSEIYAPKFKYFQSDVIAQTRQKLASLHLEVPCLTSGCDLFRPQRREENLQEVRDYIDVAHALGTPYIRVLGDDVLAPGHLVDTALVRDLCQELGAYAQQKGVTLLLETNGYYADSEKLKKTLDEIGSSAVKALWDVHHPFRYNGETPEETVRILGDDIRHVHIKDSVVEHGAVRYKMLGYGDVPIQACVDALAGIGYDGYYSLEWVKRWDLTLEDPGIVFAQFAAVMPTYAQEA, encoded by the coding sequence ATGAAAATCAGTTTCTCCACGCTTGGCTGCCCGCAGTGGCACTGGCGCGACATTCTCTCCATGGCGCATGATATGGGCTTTTCGGGCATTGAGGTGCGCGGCATCCGCAGTGAGATCTACGCGCCTAAGTTCAAATATTTTCAGTCCGATGTGATCGCGCAGACGCGTCAGAAGCTTGCGTCGCTGCACCTGGAGGTACCCTGCCTTACCTCGGGCTGCGACCTTTTCCGCCCGCAGCGCAGGGAGGAGAACCTGCAGGAGGTGCGCGATTATATCGACGTGGCGCACGCGCTGGGCACGCCGTATATCCGCGTGCTGGGCGACGATGTGCTGGCGCCGGGGCATCTGGTGGATACCGCGCTGGTGCGCGATCTGTGCCAGGAGCTGGGCGCGTACGCGCAGCAAAAGGGCGTGACGCTGCTGCTGGAGACCAACGGCTATTACGCAGACAGCGAAAAGCTGAAAAAGACCCTCGATGAGATCGGCTCGTCCGCGGTCAAGGCGCTGTGGGATGTGCACCATCCCTTCCGCTACAACGGCGAGACGCCCGAGGAGACGGTGCGCATTCTGGGCGACGATATCCGCCACGTGCACATCAAGGATAGCGTTGTGGAGCACGGCGCGGTGCGCTACAAGATGCTGGGCTACGGCGACGTGCCCATCCAGGCGTGTGTGGACGCGCTTGCGGGCATCGGCTACGACGGTTACTATTCCCTGGAATGGGTCAAGCGCTGGGATCTGACGCTGGAGGATCCGGGCATCGTGTTCGCCCAGTTTGCGGCGGTCATGCCCACCTACGCCCAAGAAGCCTAG